Proteins from one Acropora muricata isolate sample 2 chromosome 9, ASM3666990v1, whole genome shotgun sequence genomic window:
- the LOC136928771 gene encoding uncharacterized protein, translated as MTSQVSKMDYERKQDQLRKQSKDFKKKRKQLRNVRSSKDSRLESRDGTVYESGSTLSLDPEVVNAASIQKAEIYQFEQQVPQFCFRKARRYQTFNPGFEYNFVIYDTETNCGGKKAELVELSAFCHGTGDSFTKFVLPQHDINIYVSNVNKFRIASFGNERVLHRNGFALQTVSLPECLLSFANFLKSTSATIKNVTSKPVKILLIGHNANAFDTPLLIRSIAKYTETEPKFKELDFLFADSLVLIRHLLKENNQLLRKTDGSIPKVNLRYIYKCLFQSEFDNSHQGLADVMALDKVLFQSKLELTTEQIVNNSNTMILSTVQEDVQYLDKAHERLLTFNNRLYDDSDNSIIKKSLAKKLADSGLSFSDLRKLYSSTGPRGVAALLANPPSTSKGKSPRGTKCCITLQKIINFLKTLT; from the coding sequence ATGACAAGTCAGGTTTCGAAAATGGATTATGAAAGGAAGCAAGACCAACTTCGGAAACAAAGCAAGGATTTCAAGAAAAAGCGAAAGCAGCTTAGAAATGTGCGTTCAAGCAAGGACAGTAGACTTGAATCACGAGATGGAACTGTGTACGAGTCAGGCAGTACTTTATCCCTGGATCCTGAAGTAGTAAATGCTGCTAGcattcaaaaagctgaaatctATCAGTTTGAACAACAAGTACCCCAGTTTTGCTTTAGGAAAGCTAGAAGATACCAGACATTTAACCCTGGTTTTGAATACAACTTTGTCATTTACGACACAGAAACAAATTGTGGTGGCAAAAAAGCCGAGCTCGTCGAATTATCTGCTTTTTGTCACGGCACTGGCGATTCGTTTACGAAATTTGTCTTGCCTCAACATGATATTAATATATATGTAAGTAATGTCAACAAGTTTCGCATTGCATCGTTCGGCAATGAACGCGTACTCCACAGAAATGGTTTCGCTTTACAAACCGTTTCTCTTCCAGAATGTTTACTGTCTTTTGCTAACTTCCTGAAATCCACAAGTGCCACAATCAAAAACGTAACATCAAAACCTGTAAAAATATTGCTCATAGGACACAACGCAAACGCATTTGACACACCATTGCTCATACGAAGCATCGCCAAGTATACAGAAACGGAACCCAAATTCAAAGAACTGGACTTTCTATTCGCGGACAGTTTAGTCTTGATCAGGCATCTTCTAAAGGAAAACAACCAGTTGCTCCGTAAAACAGATGGATCGATTCCAAAAGTAAACCTGCGATATATCTACAAGTGTCTATTTCAGAGCGAATTTGATAATTCCCATCAAGGCTTAGCCGATGTCATGGCTTTAGACAAAGTGTTGTTTCAGTCAAAACTCGAATTGACAACAGAACAAATCGTGAACAACAGTAACACGATGATTCTGTCAACAGTCCAGGAAGATGTCCAGTATCTTGACAAAGCCCACGAAAGACTTCTCACGTTCAACAACAGGCTCTATGACGACTCTGATAATTCAATCATCAAGAAAAGTCTTGCTAAAAAACTTGCAGACTCTGGTTTGTCATTTTCTGACTTGAGGAAACTGTATTCGTCGACTGGACCACGAGGTGTCGCTGCTCTGCTGGCAAATCCGCCTTCGACATCCAAAGGAAAATCGCCACGAGGTACCAAGTGCTGCATAACATTGCAGAAGATAATCAACTTCCTCAAGACATTAACTTGA